ATCATTAGATAAACAGAGATAATCCACGCCAACGTAATAAATACCGGTTTTGTCTGCTCCCTTTTTACATTTAATCCAAATAAAATAGCAGCCATAACCATTACAACTATTCCTTGTATTATTTTTTCCAATGGAAATTGACTGATGATAAATGGAACGATTAATAAAAATAAACAAACGTTCATAATGTTAATGACAAAAGAAAAAACATATTCCTGTGGTTTCCAATAAGTGAAAGCATAGATTCCCCACATACTAATCGCATAAATCAATAATGCATAGGGATGATGCTCCATTGCAACCATATATAAACTTAATGAAAGAAAACCATGAGTAAGAAACCCTGCTAACAAATAAGCATACCAGTGCATTTTTATACTAATAAGACTAACGGATATCCCTAATAGTAGATAATAAAAGATAATCGTAATCGTACCATCTTTTGTTGTATCTTGAATAAGCAACGGTACAATGAAAGCAAATATAATAGAAATAACACTTATGACTTGGGCATTATAAGACACAGATAATGCAATCATCACACCAGAAATAATCACAAATAAAATAAAAGCAGTTGTACTAGAAAATAATGAATAAAAATGATAGCCAGAAAAAATGGAAAAATATAATGTTAATCCGCCCCCACCTATTAACGCTTGACTATATGTGGCATATTTTTTTCTAATGACATAACTTAAAAGAAATAATAAAAGTCCAATTGCACTTCCCATTAAGACACGAATTGTTGGGGAAAAAAATTCAAATGAATATTTAATAAAAAAAGCAATTCCAAAAACAAATAATAAAATACCTATTCTCGCAAACCAAACAGAAACTAGTTTTTCCTCTGTTGGATTTAAATTTCCAATACGAGGATGACTTTTGCTATCTATCACATTTTGGTCATGTCCCCCTAATAGTTCGGTTTTGTCCATATGATGATGTGAAACACTTTTCATCTTTTGTTGTTCTACTTCTTCCTGAACTGATATCGATGGATTCTGCTGCGCTACTATTGCTTCTAATTCGTGTTTTACTTTTAATAACTCTAACGAAATTTTCTGTTGCGCGAAATCAAGCTTTTCTACTTTTTTGTTTAATTTGTCTATTCTATTATCTTTCAATTTATCCTACCCACCTTTCTTCTTCATTGCATTTATTTATTATTCGTATTATTCGTAATTCATCCCATCAATTCCTTTAAAAATAAATGTTTTCATAGTATGATTAAAAAATGAGGGAAACTGTCATGTAAAAATATGTAGACTTCTCCAACTGATTGTTTACTTTATGAAGCAAACAGAAATGTCTAATCATCGTTTTTGATACATGCTAGCTACTTACAGATAAGAGATAAGTATACTAACCGGAGGGAAAAACGTGTCAACTGGATTTTCTATTTTTATTATTTTTTGGACCATCGTATTGTTTGTACTCATGTCTATTGGTGGTTTCTTTATGTTTCGAAAATTTTTAAAAAGGCTTCCTAAAGCCGATGGAATGAGTGAACTAGATTGGCAAGATTATTATATTAAAAAAGCTTTACCAATGTGGATACCTGAAGCAAAACAATTGTTAAATGAACTGGTTCAACCTGTTCCCGAGTTATTTCGCGATGTAGCCAAACAAAAAATTGCTGGTAAAATTAGTGAAATTGCTCTTAAAGAAAAAGCTTCTACCATTACAAATGACCTTATTATCCGTGGGTATATCCTTGCAACACCAAAAAGAGATCATAAATTTTTAATTAAAACGTTACAAAAAAAGGCTATCGATCTTACCCCGTATAAACACTTATTTTAATCAGTATTGGCGACTCCTTCTTTCATTTTGTAAAGGAGACGCCTTTTTAATGTTCAGTTCGTTAGCTACATGCTGATTCGATAAAGAAATCTTCCATCAGCAGGACTTTTGCACTTCCGTTCACTGATGGTTAAATCAACTTATCCCACTTTTATCAAAAAAACAGTGCCCCTAGCGCTCGTAGCTAAATACGGGCAGTTTGATCCGCTACTTAATTGTTTTTTTAGGTTCTACCTTGCCATTTTGAAGTGGTTGACATACTGCTTGTTAGTAAGGGATAAAGGATTTTCTATCATACTCCTACCCATTACAGAATGAAATCGTTGCTAGTTATTTTTTATTCTACAGCATGCTCTCCGCTTCCATATGTTTAGGTAACAACTATAACACTGTAGTGATGGAAGAACGTCCTCCACCGATGAAAAGGTTTTTTATTGACGCTCCTCTGGACTTTCTATTAATTTTAAAATACTATATAACGTTTCTATTTTTGGCATTGTGACATTTTGTTGGTTTGCTAAGCGCAAAGCACCACCTTGTAAATGTTCTACTTCTAGAAAGAGGTTTTTTCGTAAATCTTGATGCATACTGGATGTACTTTCATATGGTAAACGTGTAATTTGTTCCGTCACCACTTGCCTAAAATCATCTTCTAACTGAACACCAAATGATTTTGCTAATTGATACATTTCCATTGCAACATCTTGAAAGGTACTCAATACCATTTCTTTTTCACGAACTGCTCCAATCGGACGTCTAGATGTAGTAGTCATAGCTGAATAAGGAACAATAAACGCGTATTTTCTCCAAATATAAAATAAAATATTTTGTGCTAATTTATCTGTCATATTCGCTTTAGTTGTTATTTGTTTTAATTTTTCACACCATTCATGTTGAGATTCATGTAACGCACCAAAAATGATTTGATCATTTTTCGTCGTATGTAAAATATGACCTTTTTCATTTAAAGTAGAAATAATAAAGCATAAACCACCTAGTACATTCTCCTTGCCATACTTCTCTTGTAAAATCGGATAATGCTCATATCCATTTAATAAAGGTAAAATTTTTGCTCCTCTTTTTACCAACTCATCTAACGTAGGGAATGTTCCTTCAAGATGATACCCTTTTACTGCTAGAATCACGAGATCACATTCTTTTACCTCATCTGCTTCTGTCACCATTTTCAAATCAGAAATAGATGTATTCCCATTTACACTTTCAATGTACAATCCTTCCTCTTTTAACTGTTTAAATCTATTGGCACGGACAAGGAACGTAACATCTGCTCCCGCTTCTGCTAACCGAGCACCATAATATCCACCAACTGCCCCTGCACCAATTACAACAATTTTCATATTCCAATCCCCTTTTCTACTTGTTTTTCAGAAATGACTTCTATTCCATGTTTTCGTAATAAAGCAGCAGTTATGCCTTGACCACTAATTTTATAATTGGAAAATGTTCCATCATACACAAAGTTGCTACCACACGATGGGCTTGATTCTTTCAAAATTACCTTTGTTGCACCAACTTTTTTTACTACCTGTAACGCTTCATGCGCTCCTTTTAAAAAAGCGTTTGTTACATCTTTTCCTTGTTTCGTGATCACTTTTGCTTTTCCTTCTAAAACATCGTCCGCTGTCCCATTTATGATTTCCGCAGGTTCTCGGGGTACTGGTAATCCCCCTAAAACTTCTGGACAAACGATGACAGCTTGTTTTTTTTCTACTAATTCATTAATGGGGTTGGTTTTGTTATCCTTTCCGTCATATCTACATTTTTCACCCGCTAAACAAGCACTTACGACAATCATTTTATCCTCCTTATTGATAAGAAAAAATGTACCCGTGAGAAACAGGTACATTTTTAATTTTCCTTATAAAATTGAATAAGCTGGTTTTTTCGGAACCACTTTTACAATCGATGTAGCTAATATTTCAACAACACGATTCTCTCTGACAGAAATAGATATAAACATTTTGTTAATCTTCACTAGCTTTCCACTAATTCTACTACCATTTGACAAATAAATAATCACATCTTGCATTTTTTTTTGGTATTGATTAAGTTTCGCTAAAAACTGCACATCTTGCATACACAAGACCTCCAACAACATCATAAGAAAATTATGTAACTTTTTTAATATTATACACTTACATGATTCATTATCCAATATTTTTATAAATTTTTAACAAATTTGTTTTCTATATCGAAACGCTTTTTAGCGATTGTCGACATTTTCTGGATACATATCGTGATTCATTAATCGAAAAGTTGCCATTTCCTCATATTTTGTATTTGGTTTACCATAATTGCCATATGGATCAATGGAAATCCCCCCACGAGGCGTAAATTTCCCCCATACTTCAATATACCGCGGATCCATTAGTTCGATTAAATCATTCATGATTGTATTGATACAATCTTCATGGAAATCACCGTGATTTCGGAAACTAAATAAGTATAGTTTTAATGATTTACTTTCTACCATTTTTATATCTGGAATATAACTTATGTAAATAGTCGCAAAATCAGGTTGCGATGTAATAGGACATAAGCTAGTGAACTCTGGACAATTAAATTTCACAAAATAGTCACGTTGAGGATGTTTATTTTCAAATGTCTCTAAAACGCTAGGGTCGTAATCCATTGCATATTTTGTACCCGAACTTCCTAAAAGTGAAACTCCTTTTAAATCTTCTTTTTTTCTACCACATGACATTCTTCGTCACTCCTTTTGTTTTTTCTACCCTACATCGTAATGGAATAAAAGACAATTTGCAAAGTTTAACGACAAAAAAGTTGATGACAAACGACAATTTTTGCCACCAACTTTTTTCGGGTTGTTTCACTTATCATTCGGTTATTTGTGTTCTAAGACAACTTTATAAGAAGGACGATCATTTGCAATAAATTTTACTTCACTTATTTTATATTCTAACGAATAGTTAGGTAAACAAACTGTTTCTGCTAATAGCATTGCTTTAATCTCTTGTTCATTAAAATCAAAAGAGTCTCTCGGTTCTAACTCATTAGTCTTTTGATTCATCGAGAAAAATTTGACTAACATCGATATCTCACTTCTTTCTTGTTCTTATCCATCGTCAACATATAGATAATGGTCTTTCTTGTTTTACCCGTCTCTCACTTTTTTAAACTTCATTCTTTATTGATGCACATAAAGAAAATTGTTGTTGTAACCTTTCTTTCGGTAATGATTTTCCGATTAAAACTAGTTGACTTTTGCGTTCTTCTTTCTTTTTCCATTCCATTCCTACCTCACTAGAAAATAAATGATACAATCCTTGCAAAACAAGACGTTTATTTTTTCCAAAAATGGACAGAATACCTTTATAACGTAAAAGATTATCACCTAGCATATGAAGTTCATCGTTAATAAAGTGATGAACCTTCATAACATCAAGTGGTCTTGTTTCTTCTAACACCATCGATTCCACTTTTGCATGATGGAGGTGTGGCACTGACTCATAGACAAAATCCATTGTCGGATGAACATCAAAAGTAAAACGATTAAATATTGTTGAAAATGGAACATCACAAAATGAAACAGCTTTCATTTCGCAAAAGGCGTTTCTTTCCCGCAATTGCTGAAAAACAGATTCAAGAATATTTGGTTCCACTTCGTTCGCTTTGTTCACTAATACAACATCAGCACAACCAATTTGCACTTCATTTTCCTCATACATAATATGTTTGGGAAAATGGATAGCATCTATAACTGTTACAATACAATCTATATGGTAGGTTTCTCGAATGAGTTGGTCATTAAAAAATGTATGAATGACTTGTAAAGGATGAGCCATTCCACTTAATTCCACTACTAATCGATTGAAAACAAGTTCTTCATTTAAAAATTTCATCATTAATTGCGCTAATACGTCTTCTAATTCATTTTGTGTTACACAGCAAATACAACCATTTTTCAATGTATGAATGGTTTCATATTTTGTCTTGTTTAATAATTGATCGTCAATGGAGACGCTTCCAAACTCATTCATTATAACAGCTATTTTTTCACCGTGGTCCCCATTTAAAATATGGTTCATAAGCGTTGTTTTCCCAGCACCTAAAAATCCAGCAACGATTGTAACTGGAATTTCAATTTTTCGAATCATTTGCTTCACTCCTTTTACTCCAACACAATTGTAACATTTATGTACTGATATCGCTCTTTTTGCTTACAACGTTGCCTAGACTTTTTCACCTGTACTATCGTATTAGTATTCCTTTTTTTATTGAAAAAAGGCAAAAAAATATATGGGATAGAAAGATTTTTCCTGTATTTTTCTTTTATATTTTGATAAAATGTAACATAAGTGTTTGTTACACTTATGTGATGACCTTATTATCATTTGCTATATCACCATGCAAAGGAGGGCTTACTTTGACAACACATCGTGACGATCTTGATTTTGATTTTAATCCCATTTTAGATATTACAGAGTTATTATATGATGCAAAAAGACCTTTGGCGAACGATGAATAGGAGGAATGAAAAAGACGGCACTAGTCGTCTTTTTCTATCACCATTTACTGAATATTCTACAAAAATACTAGATAAATAGATTTTTGTTGTCTATAATAAATATAGATAGACCATTGCTTTGTCTTTATATTGGTTTTGTACTATAACAAACCGTGCGACTATACATTGATACATAACTGCAATGGATTTTCAAATAGGTGAAAGGAGTGAAGAAGCAACTATCTATCCTCTTGTGATAGAGCTTGCATGTACTATGGAAAAGAAAACTTTAATTGAAGAATTAAATGAATTTAATGAATTTCCAGTACCTACTTACGAAGAATGGAAAGAAGCGGCAATCAAATCTTTAAAAGGCGCTGATTTTAATAAGCGATTACTAACGGAGACTTACGAAGGTATTACATTACAACCTATGTACCAAAGAAAAGATATTGAAAATTTATATACCGCTTCTTTTCCTGGAGAATACCCTTATCTTAGAAGTACAACTGTATTAGATTACGTCCAAAAACCATGGGATGTAGCGCAAGAAATTCAATTATTTGATCCAAAGTCGTTCAATGAAGTGAGCAAAAAACAATTAACGGTTGGACAAACTGCTTTAAATGTTCGCATTGAGAATCAACAAAAGAAAAACACTGGGAACGAAGAAATTTTTACAGGGACAAATATGCTTGACTATGAAGATGTCAAAATCGCATTTGATGGCATTGATTTAGAAAATGTTCCTTTATATGTAAACGCCCCATTCTTCCCAATGGCATATCATATAACGATTGTTGATGTGATGAAAGAAAAAGGACAAGATCCAGCTAAATTATCTGGATCCATCGCATATGATCCTATCGCTACACTAGCGACAAATGGTTCTTTAAAAGTAAACGTAAAAGAAACTCTCGATTGGATGGCAGAACAAACAAAATGGGCAATCGAACATACACCAAATGTTCAAACTATTCTTGTTAGCGGCCATCATTATAAAAACGGTGGCGGAAATGCTATTGATGAATTAACTTATACTTTTGCGACTGCTGTTTATTACATTCGTGAACTTCAAAGTCGCGGGTTATCAATTGATGATATTGCACCACGCATTCGTTTTGAATTTTCAATCGGTTCGAAAGTATTTATCGAAATTTCAAAATTACGTGCTGCTCGTGCTATTTGGGCAAACATCATTAGCGCATTTGGCGGAAATGAAACATCTCAAAAAATTCATATTCACGCACGTACCGCTCGTTTTACAAAAACAGTTTATGATCCGTATGTAAATATGCTTCGCGGAACAGTAGAAGCATTTAGCGCTATTATCGGTGGCGTGGAAAGCT
The genomic region above belongs to Massilibacterium senegalense and contains:
- a CDS encoding CobW family GTP-binding protein, with the translated sequence MIRKIEIPVTIVAGFLGAGKTTLMNHILNGDHGEKIAVIMNEFGSVSIDDQLLNKTKYETIHTLKNGCICCVTQNELEDVLAQLMMKFLNEELVFNRLVVELSGMAHPLQVIHTFFNDQLIRETYHIDCIVTVIDAIHFPKHIMYEENEVQIGCADVVLVNKANEVEPNILESVFQQLRERNAFCEMKAVSFCDVPFSTIFNRFTFDVHPTMDFVYESVPHLHHAKVESMVLEETRPLDVMKVHHFINDELHMLGDNLLRYKGILSIFGKNKRLVLQGLYHLFSSEVGMEWKKKEERKSQLVLIGKSLPKERLQQQFSLCASIKNEV
- a CDS encoding methylmalonyl-CoA mutase family protein; amino-acid sequence: MEKKTLIEELNEFNEFPVPTYEEWKEAAIKSLKGADFNKRLLTETYEGITLQPMYQRKDIENLYTASFPGEYPYLRSTTVLDYVQKPWDVAQEIQLFDPKSFNEVSKKQLTVGQTALNVRIENQQKKNTGNEEIFTGTNMLDYEDVKIAFDGIDLENVPLYVNAPFFPMAYHITIVDVMKEKGQDPAKLSGSIAYDPIATLATNGSLKVNVKETLDWMAEQTKWAIEHTPNVQTILVSGHHYKNGGGNAIDELTYTFATAVYYIRELQSRGLSIDDIAPRIRFEFSIGSKVFIEISKLRAARAIWANIISAFGGNETSQKIHIHARTARFTKTVYDPYVNMLRGTVEAFSAIIGGVESLHVSPFDEEIREYDEFSERIARNTQLILNEESHLSKVADPAGGSWFIESLTFAFAENVWNAFQDIEKNGTIIDALESNVIQAKLNKTKEKQIANIKKRKDIFVGTNMYPNLHEESISSNYEEHQKVRDAYWAGKEVKACSTAISSVASLEAALKDGVSVSSIIDTFTPEQRTVTPIEEFRGAELFEELRRNADQFMEKNGSRPVVYLATLGALKMHKPRADFAKAFFETGGFAIDYGQGSETAEEAAKKAVDSKAKIVVISSTDEYYEKLAADTARLIKEQAIDVTIVLAGKPTEELQQSLKNAGVEHMIYAGCNTYDLLALLQKEKGVLA
- the queF gene encoding preQ(1) synthase, with translation MSCGRKKEDLKGVSLLGSSGTKYAMDYDPSVLETFENKHPQRDYFVKFNCPEFTSLCPITSQPDFATIYISYIPDIKMVESKSLKLYLFSFRNHGDFHEDCINTIMNDLIELMDPRYIEVWGKFTPRGGISIDPYGNYGKPNTKYEEMATFRLMNHDMYPENVDNR
- a CDS encoding DUF523 domain-containing protein, producing the protein MIVVSACLAGEKCRYDGKDNKTNPINELVEKKQAVIVCPEVLGGLPVPREPAEIINGTADDVLEGKAKVITKQGKDVTNAFLKGAHEALQVVKKVGATKVILKESSPSCGSNFVYDGTFSNYKISGQGITAALLRKHGIEVISEKQVEKGIGI
- a CDS encoding ketopantoate reductase family protein — protein: MKIVVIGAGAVGGYYGARLAEAGADVTFLVRANRFKQLKEEGLYIESVNGNTSISDLKMVTEADEVKECDLVILAVKGYHLEGTFPTLDELVKRGAKILPLLNGYEHYPILQEKYGKENVLGGLCFIISTLNEKGHILHTTKNDQIIFGALHESQHEWCEKLKQITTKANMTDKLAQNILFYIWRKYAFIVPYSAMTTTSRRPIGAVREKEMVLSTFQDVAMEMYQLAKSFGVQLEDDFRQVVTEQITRLPYESTSSMHQDLRKNLFLEVEHLQGGALRLANQQNVTMPKIETLYSILKLIESPEERQ
- a CDS encoding DUF2621 domain-containing protein, producing MSTGFSIFIIFWTIVLFVLMSIGGFFMFRKFLKRLPKADGMSELDWQDYYIKKALPMWIPEAKQLLNELVQPVPELFRDVAKQKIAGKISEIALKEKASTITNDLIIRGYILATPKRDHKFLIKTLQKKAIDLTPYKHLF
- a CDS encoding DUF2339 domain-containing protein, with product MKDNRIDKLNKKVEKLDFAQQKISLELLKVKHELEAIVAQQNPSISVQEEVEQQKMKSVSHHHMDKTELLGGHDQNVIDSKSHPRIGNLNPTEEKLVSVWFARIGILLFVFGIAFFIKYSFEFFSPTIRVLMGSAIGLLLFLLSYVIRKKYATYSQALIGGGGLTLYFSIFSGYHFYSLFSSTTAFILFVIISGVMIALSVSYNAQVISVISIIFAFIVPLLIQDTTKDGTITIIFYYLLLGISVSLISIKMHWYAYLLAGFLTHGFLSLSLYMVAMEHHPYALLIYAISMWGIYAFTYWKPQEYVFSFVINIMNVCLFLLIVPFIISQFPLEKIIQGIVVMVMAAILFGLNVKREQTKPVFITLAWIISVYLMIIPFFYYDFYAAIVWNIVLIITLFLIASLVSSHYLVISFILGCLSSFFALINLPFRLFAFNNLGLEEFIFFFNLPTLVTLCSLLVLFAILFLKREVLHKLVLLIGGIFFIIEGLLFVTFQINDLFDDFNTRMMALSIAYVIISILLWTVGKRKNKKELRITSIVLIIGTVLKAVFVDASSLALVYKIIIFLMLGLVLLIVSFLNQKRNNKQVE
- a CDS encoding RNA chaperone Hfq: MQDVQFLAKLNQYQKKMQDVIIYLSNGSRISGKLVKINKMFISISVRENRVVEILATSIVKVVPKKPAYSIL